A segment of the Lycium barbarum isolate Lr01 chromosome 7, ASM1917538v2, whole genome shotgun sequence genome:
TCATACTTTTAGAACACATGCATTAATTTAGAAGCAATTTTATCATTTAATGTAATGGAGGAATGGGAATAGGATGAACACATACCatgatttagaaaaaaaaaatagaaagaaagaaaGCAAAAGAAATACTTACAAGAATTTGGAGGGCAAACACCTAGAATAGAGATGAATGTTTGAAGTGGTGAAGGGTTTTAGGGGAATCGGGTACAGTTTGAATGGGGGAGTAAGGAGGGAAAGATAATTCTCACTTTTGGCTGGGTCAAGTCGGGTCGACCTGACACTTAAAAATTTTTTTAGCTTTAAGGCCACGTTGCTGAGCAAGGCTCAAGGAGAGCAGTGGCCACACCTTGGCCCACGCTCAGCAAGGCCTCCTCTTATTTTTTGCCTTAGATTTTTTTTAAACCATTTTTCGCATTTTTGACTTACCTGCTCGCCGAACGAGCCCTAAAGCGAGCAGGTGCCTCGCTTTGAGCCACACTCAGTGAGGTACCTGTTCACTTTTTACcttagatttttttcttttttcggccCATTTGTTACACGTTTCGCTGTTACGCCCATTTCTACCTTTTTACCTGCAAAACACCACTTCAACACTACCCGTTAGTATGAATGAAAATTCTAACTATGAAAGCAATAAAATGTTGGGTTGCCTCCCGTGGCAcgactttgtttttctttcttatttttttgtttttttcttataCGTATTACATTAAAAACtcgggttgcctcccgagaagcgccTTAGTTAACGTCGTGGCACGACGCAGGTCCTTCGCTTACTCATTCGAAAGATCCACTGAGGTCTTGTGTCTTTCCACATCCTCAGCCCAATAATACTTCACTCTCTACCCATTGACCAAGAAAGTTTCCTCGATCTCTGGCTTATGCAACTCCACAACTCCATGCTTTGTCACGCTTACCACTTCAAAAGTACCTGACCATTTCGATCTCAGCTTGCCAGAGAATAGCTTGAGCCTCGAGTTAAACAACAGGACCAACTGGCCAGGCTCAAAAGACTGCTGCTAGATGTGCCTATCATCCATCTCTTGGTCTTCTCCTTATACAATTTGGCAGTCTCATAGGCTTACAGTCgaaattcatcaagttcatacAACTGCAACATCCACTTTTTTCCCGCAAGCTCCATGTCAAGGTTGAGCTTTTTGATTTCCTAATATGCCTTATGCTCCAATTCAACGGGCAAGTGATAGGCCTTCCCATAAATCATCCTATAGGGAGAAGTCCCAATAGGCGTCTTATATGTTGTTCGATAGGCCCACAATGCATCATCGAGTTTCACAGCCCAATATTTCCTTTGTGCATTAACAGTCTTCTCAAGAATCTAGTTTATTTCTCTATTCGATACTTCCACCTGTCCACTGGTCTGCGGGTGATATGCAGTCGCCATCTTGTGCCTCACCCCATATTTGTTCAAGATATTCCTTATTAAATGATTGCAAAAGTGCGCTCCTCCATCGCTAATCATCGCCCGTGGGGTCCCAACCATGTTAATATGTTCTTTTTCACAAAGCTCATCACCACCTTTGCATTATTCATAGGCAAGGCGATTGCCTCCACCTACCTAGATACATAATCAACGGGCACAAAATTATTTTATTCCCATAAGATGGAGGGAacggccccataaaatcaataccCCATACGTCAAATATCGCTACCTCCAAAATGTTGGTCAAAGGCATCTCATGCCTCTTAGAGATTGTTCCGGTTCGCTAACATCTGTCGCATCCCCTAGCAAACGCATGTGCTTATTTGACTAATATGGGCGAATAAAAACCATATTGCAACACTTTTACACCAGTAGGATCTCCACTGTGATGTCCCCTATATGGGGAGAAatgacaactctccaacactCGACTCACCTCGGTTTGTGGAATGCATCTTCTTATCAACTGATCAGGGCCTTACTTGAACAAATATGGCTCATCCCATATGTAGAACCGCGAATCATTATAAAGCTTCCTTCTCTACTATGTAGTAGTTTCAGGTGGGTAGATTCCACACTATCAAGTTCACAATATCTGCATACCATGGTACTTCTGCCGTAGGAATAGCAAAAGTTGCTCATCAAAAAAATCTTCTCGAATTTGACCGTCTTCTACCACATGATCATGATTCTTTAGTCTCGATAAATGGTCGGCCACTTGATTCTCTGTCCCCTTACGATCTTTGATTTCCACATCAAACTCCTGCAATAGGAGAATCCACCGAATAAGCCTGGGTTTCGAATCTTTCTTGCTAAATAAGTATCGGAGTGCAGCATGATCCGTGTACACTATAACATGATTTCCCATAAGATAAGACCAAAATTTATCCAATGCATACACCACAACTAGCAATTCGTTTTCCGTAATTGTATAATTCATCTGAGTAACATCCAATGTCTTGGTGGCATAATAGATAGAGTGGAATATCTTATTCTTCCTCTGGCCCAAAACAGCTCCTACAGCAGTATTGCTagcatcacacattaattcaaataGGTAGTTCCAATAAGGAGCAATCATTATTGGTGCAGTCACCAACCTCCGCTTCAACTCTTCAAAAGCCTGCACGCATGCATCACTGAATAAAAACTTAACTTCCTTCTCAAGCAACGTGCACTTAGGGCTCGATATTTTAGAGAAGTCCTTAATGAAACGTCTATAAAATCCTGTGTGACTGAGAAAACTATGCATCCCCTTAACAAAGACTTGGGGTGGTAGTTTCTTAATAACATCCACTTTAGCACGATCAACCTCCAAGCCCTTTTTCGACACCTTATGTCTGAGAACAATACCCTCTCGAACCATAAAGTGACATTTCTCCTAGTTCAGCACCAAGTTGGTTTCTTCACATCTTGCAAGCACACGATCCAGATTCCACAAACATGTTGCGAACGAATTCCCAAAAACCGAGAAGTCAGCCATGAACACTTCTACAAAATCCTCCACCATCTCGTAGAATATAGCCATCACGCACCGTTGAAATATTACTGGTGCATTACAGAGTCCAAATGGCATTCGCTTGAAAACATATGTACCGTAGGGACAAATAAACGTTGTCTTCTCTTGATCTTATTGTGCAATTGCTATCTGATTATAGCCAGAGCATCCGTCAAGAAAGCAATAGTACTCCTGTCCTGCTAATCTGCCAAGCATCTGATCGATAAATGGAATAGGATAGTGATCCTTTCTTGTAGCTTCATTCAGCTTCCTGTAATCCATGCAAATCCTCCACCCTGTTACAGTTCTAGTTGGGATGAGCTCATTCTTGTGATTCTCTACTACTGTCATCCTACCTTTCTTTGGGACACACTGTACGGAGCTCACCCACTTGCTGTCGGAAATCACTACAAAAAAAGgggtaatttgtggaggttgaaagttgcaattcgcggggGTTTTAGCCTCCACTAATTGCTTGAGGAGGCCAAAACCCCCGCAAATTGCAacttcaacctccgcaaattacccttttttttgtagtgaatggGGTTGATGATGCCTGAATCTAACCACTTTATCATCTCTTTCTTAACTATTTCCTTCATCGGTGGATTCAACCGTCTCTAGTGCTATATACTAGGCTTGTGATATTTCTCCATAAATATCTTATGCATGCAGAATGCTGGACTGATTCCCTGAATATCTGAGATCTGCTAATCCAGTGCCTTCTTTCTATTCTTCAGAACCTCCAAAGAAATCTTTACTTCTTCGTCAGTGAGCTATGCTGCCAATATAACTGGTAGAGTTTCACCCTTGCCCAAAAGTGCATATTTGAGATGCGTGGGTAAAGGATTAAACTCTAATTTCGGGGCCTCCTCTATCGATAACTTAGACGGTGGCCCAATTTTTCTATCGAGTGGCTCGAAATCCCCCTCTCGAAAGTAAATGCCTGCCAGGTCAAGAATCTGCATCATCTCAACCGCTTCTGTATCTCCAAAAACATCTTCACCTACTACTGCTCTCTCTAACGGGTCATGCGAAGTAATAAGAGGTCTCCTAGTGTCATCATTCACCATAGTGATAGCAGAAAGTTCCTCATAGAATGCGGGCAACTTGATGGCTTTGTACAAATTAAATACTTCAACTTTATCATGTACCTCATAGTAAGCTGCCCTGCCGTTACATCGATCAACACTTTTCCTGTGGCAAAAAACGGATGCCCCAAATAAATCAGACTTTCGGATCTGGCTCGAAATCCAAAATAACAATATCTGTCGGAAATATGAGAGACCTAACCTGCACAAGAACATCTTCAATAATACCCTCGGGCCTGGCTAAAGATCTATGTGCCACCTGCAGAACAATAGTAGTAGGTCTCGAGTTTCCCAACCCCAGGTTTCTGAACATAGACGATGGCATCAAGTTAATactagcccccaaatcacacaGTGCACGTGCAATGACTTGCTTTCCAATCGTGATTTCGATAGTGAAACTGCTTGGATCCTTCAACTTTATAGGCAATTTATTTTGAATATGGCAagtgcactcctcagtaagtgcaactgTAGTATACTCTGTGAAATGACTCTTGCTTGCCACGATGTCCTTGATGTACTTGGCATATTTCGGGATCCCTTGCAGTCCACTAAAGGAACATTCACATGTACCTGCTTCAGTAAATCAAGAAACTTTTTGTATGTGGCCTCTTCCTTCTATTTTGCCAACCTATGAGGGAACGGAGGTGGTGGTTTGGCAACCACTAGTTGTGGATACTTTACCACCGGTTTCATCGCCACTCTCTCTATCTCAATAACCTCATCTTCAGCAGGGAATCACTTTCTATCCTAATTCCTTTAGTTACCTCCTATTTCTGAGAGACACTGCTGTACATGGTTTCAGATTTGGATCAGTGTCACTTGGAAGCCCCCCTTGTAGTCTGGTGCTCTGAGCACTAGCTATCTGACCCATCTGTCTCTCTAAGTTTCGCACCGCCAAGTCGTGGTTCTGATTATCTGCTATCAACTTTTGCTGGTCTACCATAATCTTTTGCATAACACCCATCATCTTTTTCATCATCTTTTCCATACTATTTGCGGGAGCTTGAATAACAGGTGCTAGAGCCTGAGGTACTTGTGGTGGCTGATAATTTTGTTTCTGATTACCCTGGTTACCTCCCAAATCGAAGTTTGGATGATTTATTCAGTTAGAGTTGTACGTATTACCATACTAATTTTTATTACCTTGCCCCCTTCCTGCGTTACCCACAAAGTATATGGATGCTGGATTCGTAGCACACCTATTGCTTGTGTGACCTTCTCCGCAGACTTCACAAAAAATGTTGGCTTGTTACACTGCTTGCACTTGTGGTTAAGCTTGCGCAGCAGTTAACTTCTTAATTTCAGTGCGCATGGCATCAATCTGTGCTGATAGTGTCGTAAAATTATCCACTTTAAAAACACCCGGTGCCTTCTCAACTGAATTTGCTAGTTGTGTCATCTTGCCGGTCTGGAGTGCTCTGAGTAAACCTGTTCAATAATGTGCATAATTCTTCATAGCTTAGATCAAGAGTCTGCCCTCTTGCAGTTGTGTCTAGTGATGACTTATGTTGGGCATCCAGACTCTCAATAAATGTGTGTCCCAGAACTTCATTCGTCTGATGGTGGTGAGGACAATCTCTGAGAAGACCTTTGAACCTCTCCCACGCTTGATACAAATTTTCTCCATTTTTCTGCCTAAATAACATGATCTCCCTTCCGAGTCGAGCTGTCTTTGCTGGTGGAAAGAACCTTGTCAAGAATTTTGTCGCCAAATCATCCCATGTAGTGATAGAATTGGTGGGCTCTACTAATAACCAGTTACTTGCATTCCCCAACAGAGAAACGGGGAACAGTGTCAGCTGCAAAAACTTTTTAATGATCCTTCCAGTAGCAAAAGTATCAATAATCTGCAGAAAAGTATGGATGTGACGCTGAGGATACTCCTGTGACATTTTCGTGAATTCCCACAAGAGTGCAGTAGCTAAATCATAGGATGCTTTAGCGCAAAGTGCCCTTTGATGGTGGGCTTCACAATGCTTGAAGTGGCATCTACCACACGACGCACTGCAGCCTCTCTCACTTTCGCTGGTGGATTATTGGCCATGACCACAGGTAATAATTAGACTAGAGCCTGCGGATTCTGTAACAATTTCAAATCTCTCATGCGCCGGTTGAAAGTACGTTTAGGCTCAGGATAAAATTCTTCAAAATTGTTTTGACTCGCAGTCCTTCGCATTCGATTAGAGTACCTGCAATCAAATAGCGGCTAAGATCAAGACGTTAATACTTGGATAACTAAAGCATAAATAGTTTATACTGGTAAAATAGCTGATTTCTAAGACCCCGGCAATGGCACCTAACACTTTTTGCTCCCAACACACACGCAAGTCTACGTGGTTGCCAAGTAATATAGTGAATTTTGAAGTCGGTTATCATATCCACGGAGACTTATGATCAACGGTTCTCCGAAAATATACTATCCCCACTAATTATGCAAGTAAATAAAAGGATGTTTGTTTAGGTTACTAAATAAAGCAAAAAGTAAATAACTACTACTTATGTGAATTGTAACAAACGTGGTTATAAGTTGAGTTTATCACAGAGAGAAGACACTCCAAGGTTACGACACTATCGTATTCATGTTATACATGCACTATCGTTGACTCTTATTCTTTATCGAGTTACTGATTGATAGGGTTAATTTTATGACTACGAATCTCTGGAGTTCTCTAGTCACCTATTCGTTTTACTTTCAAGCCTAAATCTTTATGGTCATGAACATTCATACAAACGCATTCATAATTCCTGTATATCAACCAAGTAGGGCGAActaggtatatctctatcctagaCGGGAATCTGCTCCTCGATGCCACGGATTAGGATCCTACTTTGCTCAATCTTCGTTCTATCTTAGTATTCCTCTCTCGAGTTCAATCTAAGAATCAAATATATGTCCTACTGGTCGTGAAGCAGTAAAATAGTCATGCACAAGATTAAGCAAATAACTCATATGATAAATAGAATAAATGTCAATTCAA
Coding sequences within it:
- the LOC132601424 gene encoding uncharacterized protein LOC132601424, which produces MEKMMKKMMGVMQKIMVDQQKLIADNQNHDLAVRNLERQMGQIASAQSTRLQGGLPSDTDPNLKPCTAVSLRNRSGLQGIPKYAKYIKDIVASKSHFTEYTTVALTEECTCHIQNKLPIKLKDPSSFTIEITIGKQVIARALCDLGASINLMPSSMFRNLGLGNSRPTTIVLQVAHRSLARPEGIIEDVLVQVRKSVDRCNGRAAYYEVHDKVEVFNLYKAIKLPAFYEELSAITMVNDDTRRPLITSHDPLERAVVGEDVFGDTEAVEMMQILDLAGIYFREGDFEPLDRKIGPPSKLSIEEAPKLEFNPLPTHLKYALLGKGETLPVILAA